One genomic window of Burkholderia diffusa includes the following:
- a CDS encoding AraC family transcriptional regulator, with translation MNVWNFARSPASVLLMIAFGRERAIAPAALLKGSQLTLKQLADPDFTVLAAQELTVASNLLALTGDEPGIGLTVGLSYQLSAYGLLGYGLLSSATGMDAVALAGRYLALTYTFVGMTYRRAGRHDAIVFDASPELSAPLQRFFVERAMGATCRVLRDVIGDAFELATFDVGYDVEPGGRQVLGTRVRYGRPGNAITFEHAQLERPLPQANAATAAMCERMCAELVSRRRTRVDFVSFLNEYLATRPFDRPPQLKDIATLLNTSERTLKRRLQEEGACFRDISNAVRKTRAQALLAEGRLSIKEIAEELGFSDMSSFSQAYKRWTGVAPSVSRLAGTPS, from the coding sequence TCCGTCCTGCTGATGATCGCGTTCGGGCGCGAGCGCGCGATTGCGCCGGCGGCCTTGCTGAAGGGCTCGCAGCTCACGCTGAAGCAACTGGCCGATCCGGACTTCACCGTGCTGGCCGCGCAGGAGCTGACGGTCGCGTCGAACCTGCTGGCGCTCACCGGCGACGAGCCCGGCATCGGCCTGACGGTCGGCCTGTCGTACCAGCTGTCGGCCTACGGGTTGCTCGGATACGGGCTGCTGAGCAGCGCGACCGGCATGGACGCCGTCGCGCTCGCCGGCCGCTATCTGGCGCTCACCTATACGTTCGTCGGGATGACGTACCGTCGCGCCGGTCGACACGACGCGATCGTATTCGACGCGTCGCCGGAACTATCGGCGCCGCTGCAGCGTTTCTTCGTCGAGCGCGCGATGGGCGCGACCTGCCGCGTGCTGCGCGACGTGATCGGTGATGCGTTCGAGCTCGCGACATTCGATGTCGGATACGACGTGGAGCCGGGCGGCCGGCAGGTGCTCGGCACGCGGGTCCGGTACGGGCGGCCGGGCAATGCGATCACGTTCGAGCATGCGCAGCTCGAACGGCCGTTGCCGCAGGCCAACGCCGCGACCGCCGCGATGTGCGAGCGCATGTGTGCGGAGCTGGTCTCGCGCCGGCGCACGCGCGTCGATTTCGTGTCGTTCCTGAATGAATACCTTGCCACGCGGCCGTTCGATCGGCCGCCGCAGCTGAAGGACATCGCGACGCTGCTGAACACGAGCGAGCGCACGCTCAAGCGCCGGCTGCAGGAAGAGGGCGCGTGCTTCCGCGACATCTCCAATGCGGTGCGCAAGACGCGCGCGCAGGCGCTGCTCGCCGAAGGGCGGCTGTCGATCAAGGAGATCGCGGAGGAACTGGGATTCAGCGACATGTCGTCGTTTTCGCAGGCATACAAGCGCTGGACCGGTGTCGCGCCGAGCGTGTCGAGGCTGGCTGGAACACCTTCGTAG
- a CDS encoding NAD-dependent epimerase/dehydratase family protein encodes MKLLLVGATGLVGRHVLEAALADARVDQVVVLARRPLSPHPKMRALMVDFDHLPEAADWWQADAVICTLGTTMRVAGSQAAFRRVDHDYPLAVARLAHRFGTPTYVLNSALGADPGSRIFYNRVKGEVERALAGIGFASLTCVRPGLIGGSRDEFRFGERMLVFALSVVGPLLPRKWRVNPAPRIARALLDAALEARPGVHVVGSERLA; translated from the coding sequence ATGAAACTGTTGCTCGTCGGCGCGACCGGGCTCGTCGGCCGCCACGTCCTGGAAGCCGCACTGGCCGACGCGCGGGTGGACCAGGTCGTCGTGCTCGCGCGCCGGCCGTTGTCGCCGCATCCGAAAATGCGCGCGCTGATGGTTGACTTCGACCACCTCCCCGAGGCGGCCGACTGGTGGCAGGCCGACGCGGTGATCTGCACGCTCGGCACCACGATGCGCGTCGCGGGCTCGCAGGCCGCATTCCGCCGCGTCGATCACGACTATCCACTCGCGGTCGCGCGTCTCGCGCATCGGTTTGGCACGCCGACCTACGTACTCAATTCCGCGCTCGGCGCCGACCCGGGCTCGCGTATCTTCTACAACCGCGTGAAGGGCGAGGTCGAGCGCGCGCTGGCAGGCATCGGGTTCGCGTCGCTCACCTGCGTGCGGCCGGGACTGATCGGCGGCAGCCGCGACGAATTCCGGTTCGGCGAACGGATGCTGGTGTTTGCGTTGAGCGTCGTCGGGCCGCTGCTGCCGCGGAAGTGGCGCGTGAATCCCGCGCCGCGCATTGCCCGCGCGCTGCTCGATGCCGCGCTCGAGGCGCGGCCGGGTGTGCATGTTGTCGGATCGGAGCGGCTTGCCTGA
- a CDS encoding SOS response-associated peptidase family protein, whose translation MCTHYRAPDEDPGISELRIGIGDLFRRDPWEPDVYPDYAAPIACADGDGLAVVSAVFGFWPKFMQPERLDENGRKRKKLDTVNARAETVGSSRLYGNAWRNGQRCLIPVRWIFEPCYETGRNVWHRIGADGWQPCCIAGLWRRYETVGGRECIGMTMLTVNADDHPLFARMHRPGDEKRGVVILRRDDYDEWLHTRDIEAARRMLILLPAGAMIAAPDQASSAGT comes from the coding sequence GTGTGCACCCACTACCGCGCCCCTGATGAAGACCCGGGTATCAGCGAGCTGAGGATCGGCATCGGCGATCTGTTTCGTCGCGATCCGTGGGAACCCGACGTATATCCGGATTACGCGGCGCCTATCGCGTGCGCCGACGGCGACGGTCTCGCGGTCGTCAGCGCGGTGTTCGGCTTCTGGCCGAAGTTCATGCAGCCCGAGCGCCTCGACGAGAACGGCCGCAAGCGAAAGAAACTCGATACGGTGAACGCGCGCGCGGAAACCGTCGGTTCTTCGCGGCTCTACGGCAACGCCTGGCGCAACGGCCAGCGCTGCCTGATTCCGGTGCGATGGATCTTCGAGCCCTGCTACGAAACGGGCCGCAACGTATGGCACCGGATCGGTGCCGACGGCTGGCAACCGTGCTGCATCGCCGGCCTCTGGCGGCGTTACGAAACGGTCGGCGGTCGCGAGTGCATCGGCATGACGATGCTCACGGTCAATGCCGACGATCATCCGCTGTTCGCGCGCATGCATCGGCCCGGCGACGAGAAGCGCGGTGTCGTGATCCTGCGCCGCGACGACTACGACGAATGGCTGCACACGCGCGACATCGAAGCTGCGCGACGCATGCTGATTCTCCTGCCCGCCGGCGCCATGATCGCCGCACCCGATCAGGCATCTTCCGCCGGCACCTGA
- a CDS encoding purine-cytosine permease family protein, translating to MSTNPSGKAGALIEVRSIDFIPDAERHGGLLSQFTLWLSANMQITAIVTGALAVVLGGDVFWSLVALLLGQLVGGAVMALHGAQGPQLGLPQMISSRVQFGVYGAMIPIVLVCLMYVGFSASGSVLAGQAVAQLLHVDDAAGILLFAAVIVVLTVFGYRAIHFVGRIASVIGIVAFVYMFAQLFANHDVGALLANRHFSLASFLLSMSLSASWQIAFGPYVADYSRYLPRSTSSAATFLAVGLGSVIGAQAAMVFGVFAAALAGSQFAHHEVSYIVGLGSTGAVAALLYFSIAFGKVTVTALNAYGSFMSMATIVSGFRGKRAVSSRSRLVYIFGMICVSTLIALAGRHSFLKEFTAFILFLLAFFTPWSAINLVDYYCFTRSRYDVPALSDPDGRYGRWNMMAITIYVLGILVQLPFMSTHIYTGPLVDALGGTDISWILGLVVPAVLYYVGARASRRSIPERLILPLERGEVHH from the coding sequence GTGTCAACGAATCCGAGTGGAAAAGCCGGTGCCCTGATCGAGGTACGCTCGATCGATTTCATTCCCGACGCGGAGCGCCACGGCGGCCTGCTGAGCCAGTTCACGCTGTGGCTGTCGGCGAACATGCAGATCACGGCCATCGTCACGGGGGCGCTGGCCGTCGTGCTCGGCGGCGACGTGTTTTGGTCGCTGGTCGCGCTGCTGCTCGGCCAGCTCGTCGGCGGCGCGGTGATGGCGCTGCACGGCGCGCAGGGGCCGCAACTCGGCTTGCCGCAGATGATCTCGAGTCGCGTGCAGTTCGGCGTCTACGGCGCGATGATCCCGATCGTGCTCGTGTGCCTGATGTACGTCGGTTTTTCCGCCAGCGGCTCGGTGCTCGCCGGGCAGGCCGTCGCGCAGCTGCTGCACGTCGACGACGCGGCCGGCATCCTGCTGTTCGCGGCCGTGATCGTCGTGCTGACCGTGTTCGGCTATCGCGCGATCCATTTCGTCGGGAGGATCGCGAGCGTGATCGGCATCGTCGCGTTCGTCTACATGTTCGCGCAGTTGTTCGCGAACCACGATGTCGGCGCGCTGCTCGCGAACCGGCACTTCTCGCTCGCGAGCTTCCTGCTGTCGATGTCGCTGTCCGCTTCGTGGCAGATCGCGTTCGGCCCGTACGTCGCCGATTACTCGCGCTACCTGCCGCGCTCGACGTCGTCGGCCGCCACGTTCCTCGCAGTTGGCCTCGGCTCGGTGATCGGCGCGCAGGCGGCGATGGTGTTCGGCGTGTTCGCGGCCGCGCTGGCCGGCAGCCAGTTCGCGCACCATGAGGTGTCCTATATCGTCGGCCTCGGCTCGACGGGCGCCGTGGCTGCGTTGCTGTATTTCAGCATCGCATTCGGCAAGGTGACGGTGACCGCGCTCAACGCATACGGAAGCTTCATGTCGATGGCGACGATCGTCAGCGGGTTTCGCGGCAAGCGGGCGGTGTCGTCACGCAGCCGTCTCGTGTACATCTTCGGGATGATCTGCGTGTCGACGCTGATCGCGCTCGCCGGCCGCCATTCGTTCCTGAAGGAATTCACCGCGTTCATCCTGTTTCTGCTTGCGTTCTTCACGCCGTGGAGCGCGATCAACCTGGTCGACTATTACTGCTTCACGCGCTCGCGCTACGACGTGCCGGCGCTGTCCGATCCGGACGGCCGTTATGGCCGCTGGAACATGATGGCGATCACGATCTACGTGCTCGGCATCCTGGTGCAGCTGCCATTCATGTCGACGCACATCTACACGGGTCCGCTCGTCGACGCGCTCGGCGGCACCGACATCTCGTGGATCCTCGGCCTCGTCGTGCCGGCTGTGCTGTACTACGTCGGCGCGCGTGCATCGCGACGCAGCATCCCGGAGCGCCTGATCCTGCCGCTCGAACGCGGCGAGGTTCACCACTGA
- a CDS encoding LysR family transcriptional regulator produces the protein MRQIELRHLRYFVAVAQAGSVMAGARAAGIVQPALSRQIRELEDAIGTPLLIRRATGVTLTAAGASFLTDATGLLATLQDSRERALRSASGQLGELRLGALPNCLPLPVVANVLRAFRDACPDVKLSIAPMLSAEQAAALMRGQLDGGIMAWRGDEAPHLSGVRLLSDRFVLAMPAPPGGRFRAPRTLADVAREPFVWFDAQRSAAHHRFLMAQCERAGFTPRIAQVGSDIPTLIGLVAAGMGCAFVPESASPTCPRTVRLVALDELASRFDIEFVFDGAAVPASPVVARFLEAVRDAAGHAE, from the coding sequence ATGCGCCAGATCGAGCTGCGTCACCTGCGTTATTTCGTGGCCGTCGCGCAAGCCGGCAGCGTAATGGCCGGCGCCCGCGCGGCCGGCATCGTCCAGCCCGCGCTGTCGCGGCAGATCCGCGAGCTCGAGGATGCGATCGGCACGCCGCTGCTGATCCGCCGTGCGACGGGTGTCACGCTGACGGCGGCCGGCGCGAGTTTCCTGACGGATGCGACAGGCCTGCTCGCGACGTTGCAGGACAGTCGCGAGCGCGCGTTGCGCAGCGCGTCCGGCCAGCTCGGCGAACTGCGCCTCGGCGCGCTGCCGAACTGCCTGCCGCTGCCGGTCGTCGCGAACGTGCTGAGGGCGTTTCGCGACGCGTGTCCGGACGTGAAGCTGTCGATCGCGCCGATGCTGTCCGCCGAACAGGCGGCCGCGCTGATGCGCGGCCAGCTCGACGGCGGCATCATGGCGTGGCGCGGCGACGAGGCCCCGCATCTGTCGGGCGTGCGGCTGCTGAGCGACCGCTTCGTGCTCGCGATGCCCGCGCCGCCCGGCGGCCGCTTCCGCGCGCCGCGCACGCTCGCCGACGTCGCGCGGGAACCGTTCGTCTGGTTCGACGCGCAGCGCTCCGCCGCGCACCACCGCTTCCTGATGGCGCAGTGCGAACGAGCCGGCTTCACGCCACGCATCGCGCAGGTGGGCAGCGACATCCCGACGCTGATCGGTCTCGTGGCGGCGGGCATGGGCTGCGCGTTCGTGCCGGAAAGCGCGTCCCCGACGTGCCCACGCACGGTCCGGCTCGTCGCGCTCGACGAACTCGCGAGCCGCTTCGATATCGAGTTCGTATTCGACGGTGCGGCGGTGCCGGCGTCTCCCGTCGTCGCGCGATTTCTCGAGGCGGTGCGCGACGCGGCCGGCCACGCGGAATGA
- a CDS encoding pyridoxal-phosphate dependent enzyme, which produces MPLHIQTPYVRSQIASRRFGKHIRLKLDALQPSGSFKLRGIGAVCETRYAAGARRFVSSSGGNAGIAVAYCGRELGVPVLVVVPETASARARELIRVEGAEVVVHGASWAEANAYALSAVGAQDAFVHPFDDPVLWQGHATMIDEMAAAGPKPGAVVLAVGGGGLLCGVLEGLARNGWQDVPVVAVGTEGADSYARSIARGHPLELPAITSIATSLGAKRPCDAAVEWSKRHAIYPVVVSDAQAVAASLRFLDEHRIVVEPACGAALAALEQPVPVLAAASDIAVIVCGGVTATIEQLQALNATLR; this is translated from the coding sequence ATGCCGCTTCATATCCAGACCCCCTATGTCCGCTCACAAATCGCGTCGCGCCGTTTCGGCAAGCACATCCGACTGAAGCTGGACGCGCTGCAGCCGTCCGGTTCGTTCAAATTGCGCGGCATCGGCGCTGTGTGCGAAACGCGGTATGCGGCCGGTGCGCGCCGGTTCGTGTCGTCGTCGGGCGGCAATGCGGGCATCGCGGTCGCGTATTGCGGTCGTGAGCTCGGCGTGCCGGTGCTCGTCGTCGTGCCGGAAACCGCGTCGGCCCGTGCGCGCGAGTTGATCCGCGTGGAGGGCGCGGAGGTGGTCGTACACGGCGCGAGCTGGGCCGAGGCGAACGCGTACGCACTGTCGGCCGTCGGCGCGCAGGACGCGTTCGTGCATCCGTTCGATGATCCCGTGCTGTGGCAGGGACATGCGACGATGATCGACGAGATGGCGGCGGCCGGCCCGAAACCCGGCGCGGTCGTGCTGGCGGTCGGTGGCGGCGGGCTGCTGTGCGGCGTGCTCGAGGGTCTCGCGCGCAACGGCTGGCAGGACGTACCAGTCGTCGCGGTCGGCACGGAAGGCGCCGACAGCTACGCGCGCTCGATCGCGCGGGGGCATCCGCTCGAATTGCCGGCGATCACGAGCATCGCGACGTCGCTCGGCGCAAAGCGGCCGTGCGACGCGGCGGTCGAATGGTCGAAGCGGCATGCGATCTATCCGGTCGTCGTGTCGGATGCGCAGGCGGTGGCTGCGTCGCTGCGGTTCCTGGACGAGCACCGGATCGTCGTCGAGCCGGCGTGCGGCGCGGCGCTGGCCGCGCTCGAACAGCCGGTGCCGGTGCTTGCTGCGGCGTCGGACATCGCGGTGATCGTGTGCGGCGGCGTGACGGCGACGATCGAGCAGTTGCAGGCGTTGAACGCGACGTTGCGGTAA